A stretch of the Pantoea deleyi genome encodes the following:
- a CDS encoding AzlC family ABC transporter permease, which yields MIFPQMPLLDKGVIKAIFLVCLADGIVGLSYGSLASADGFPLWVPLALSTLVLAGASEFLFIGIVAGGGSPFTAAAAGLLVNARHLPFGIAVKDLVGRGPSGWFGCHIMNDESVVFGISQPQLAQRRSAYWLCGIGIGLIWPVSVMTGAAIGQFIPDVSLIGLDAVFPAILIALIFPALRQRRTRLPATVGALLSLLATPLVPAGMPVLFSLLGLLTWRSRK from the coding sequence ATGATTTTTCCGCAGATGCCGTTGCTGGATAAAGGGGTGATAAAAGCGATTTTTCTGGTCTGCCTGGCGGACGGAATCGTGGGCCTTTCTTACGGTTCGCTGGCCTCCGCCGACGGTTTCCCCCTCTGGGTGCCGCTGGCCTTGTCAACGCTGGTGCTGGCGGGCGCGTCGGAGTTCCTGTTTATCGGCATCGTGGCGGGCGGGGGCAGTCCCTTTACCGCCGCCGCGGCCGGTCTGCTGGTCAATGCGCGCCACCTGCCGTTTGGCATTGCGGTAAAGGATCTGGTGGGCAGGGGGCCGTCGGGCTGGTTTGGCTGTCACATCATGAACGACGAAAGCGTGGTGTTTGGCATCTCTCAGCCTCAGCTGGCCCAGCGCCGCAGCGCTTACTGGCTGTGCGGGATTGGGATTGGCCTGATCTGGCCGGTCAGCGTGATGACCGGCGCGGCAATAGGGCAGTTCATTCCGGATGTCTCCCTGATTGGTCTGGATGCCGTCTTCCCGGCCATCCTGATCGCCCTGATCTTCCCGGCGCTGCGTCAGCGTCGCACCCGGCTACCCGCCACCGTCGGCGCACTCCTCTCCCTGCTGGCGACGCCCCTGGTTCCGGCGGGCATGCCGGTACTGTTTTCGTTACTGGGCCTGCTGACATGGAGATCGCGCAAATGA
- a CDS encoding helix-turn-helix domain-containing protein produces MNTPISIIANALVRERQRSGLSLAEVARRAGIAKSTLSQLEAGNGNPGIETLWSLCVTLNIPFSRLLEPDARRLQVIRRGEGLTVTADLADYQAVLLASCPPGARRDIYLLEVQPGSERVSQPHIPNTIEHIIIARGRARVGPVDSAVDLDVGDYITYPGDELHMFRALEPDTLALLVIEHT; encoded by the coding sequence TTGAATACCCCTATCAGCATTATTGCCAATGCCCTCGTGCGGGAACGTCAGCGATCAGGGCTGTCACTGGCTGAGGTAGCGCGCCGCGCCGGCATTGCCAAATCCACGCTTTCCCAGCTGGAGGCAGGAAATGGTAATCCGGGCATTGAAACCCTGTGGTCGCTTTGCGTGACGCTGAATATCCCGTTTTCGCGGCTGCTGGAGCCGGATGCCCGCCGTCTGCAGGTTATCCGGCGCGGGGAAGGACTGACGGTGACGGCCGACCTGGCGGATTATCAGGCCGTTCTGCTGGCCTCCTGCCCGCCCGGTGCGCGGCGTGACATCTATCTGCTGGAGGTTCAGCCCGGCAGCGAGCGCGTTTCACAGCCCCATATTCCCAATACCATCGAGCACATCATTATCGCCAGAGGGCGTGCGCGGGTGGGACCGGTCGACAGTGCGGTCGATCTGGACGTGGGAGATTACATCACCTATCCGGGCGATGAGCTGCATATGTTCCGGGCGCTGGAACCCGATACGCTGGCGCTGCTGGTGATCGAACACACCTGA
- a CDS encoding ASCH domain-containing protein produces MQRLTLVPRLMPAVRRGEKTSTIRWQEGVIVPGLLRLENRQDAADAVTVWVTHVETLRLSEVAARLGKAAEWPDAWLLAGMREHYPAICLSSEVQLIHHLTPAQTEAKRAGR; encoded by the coding sequence ATGCAGCGGCTTACACTCGTTCCGCGCCTGATGCCGGCCGTCCGGCGCGGCGAAAAAACCTCGACGATACGCTGGCAGGAGGGGGTGATCGTCCCTGGCCTGCTGAGACTGGAAAATCGGCAGGATGCAGCCGACGCGGTCACTGTGTGGGTGACGCACGTTGAGACTCTGCGTTTAAGTGAGGTGGCTGCGCGGCTGGGAAAAGCGGCGGAATGGCCGGATGCGTGGCTCCTGGCGGGGATGCGCGAACACTATCCGGCTATCTGCCTGAGCAGCGAGGTGCAGCTCATTCATCACCTCACGCCCGCGCAGACAGAGGCGAAACGCGCCGGACGCTAA
- the zigA gene encoding zinc metallochaperone GTPase ZigA, which produces MTLSSVTPLDPRLPVAVLSGFLGAGKTTLLNHILNNREGRRIAVIVNDMSEINIDAALVRNGGAELSRTDEKLVEMSNGCICCTLREDLLLEVKRLAQAGRFDHLVIESTGISEPLPVAETFTFEDEDGESLSAYARLDSMITVVDGLNFLRDYRSVDDLRSRGESLGDQDERSVVDLLVDQIEFCDLLVLNKTDLLSQAERHELQGMLHALNPHARIVESEFGQVPLDALLNTGRFDFDRAAQAPGWLQTLRGEHQPESEEYGIRSFVYRARRPFHPQRFWQVVNHELDGIVRSKGYFWLASRPDYAGLWSQAGAVARQGYAGRWWVSVPRADWPQDAESLNFIAGQWQEGTGDARQELVFIGIEMDEPRIRAALDRALLTEQEMAAGPEQWVMLADPVPAWFDEVTA; this is translated from the coding sequence ATGACCCTCTCCTCAGTCACTCCCCTCGATCCCCGCCTGCCGGTGGCGGTGCTCTCCGGCTTTCTTGGCGCAGGCAAAACCACCCTGCTGAACCATATCCTGAACAACCGCGAAGGACGGCGGATCGCGGTCATCGTCAATGATATGTCTGAGATCAATATCGATGCGGCGCTGGTGCGCAACGGCGGCGCAGAACTCTCCCGTACCGATGAAAAACTGGTCGAGATGAGCAACGGCTGCATCTGCTGCACGCTGCGTGAAGACCTGCTGCTGGAGGTGAAACGTCTGGCGCAGGCTGGTCGGTTCGACCACCTGGTGATCGAATCCACCGGCATTTCCGAACCCCTGCCGGTGGCGGAAACGTTCACCTTCGAGGATGAAGATGGGGAAAGCCTCTCCGCTTATGCCCGGCTGGACAGCATGATCACGGTCGTGGATGGCCTCAACTTCCTGCGGGATTACCGCTCGGTCGACGATCTTCGGTCGCGTGGCGAATCGCTGGGCGACCAGGATGAGCGCTCCGTGGTGGATCTGCTGGTGGATCAGATTGAATTCTGCGATCTGCTGGTGCTCAACAAAACAGATCTGCTGAGCCAGGCGGAACGCCATGAACTGCAGGGCATGCTGCACGCGCTTAACCCGCACGCCCGTATTGTGGAGAGCGAATTCGGTCAGGTGCCGCTGGACGCACTCCTGAATACCGGCCGGTTCGACTTTGATCGGGCGGCTCAGGCACCCGGCTGGCTGCAGACGCTGCGCGGAGAGCATCAGCCGGAATCGGAGGAGTATGGCATCCGGAGTTTTGTCTATCGCGCCCGCCGGCCGTTTCATCCGCAGCGTTTCTGGCAGGTGGTGAACCACGAACTCGACGGGATCGTCCGTTCAAAAGGCTACTTCTGGCTGGCCAGCCGCCCCGACTATGCCGGACTCTGGTCGCAGGCGGGCGCAGTGGCGCGTCAGGGATATGCCGGCCGCTGGTGGGTCAGCGTTCCGCGCGCCGACTGGCCGCAGGATGCGGAGTCCCTTAACTTCATCGCCGGACAGTGGCAGGAAGGCACCGGTGATGCGCGTCAGGAGCTGGTCTTTATCGGTATCGAAATGGATGAGCCGCGCATCCGTGCGGCGCTGGATCGCGCGCTGCTGACAGAGCAGGAGATGGCGGCCGGCCCGGAACAGTGGGTCATGCTGGCGGACCCGGTTCCCGCCTGGTTTGACGAGGTAACGGCCTGA